The Providencia rettgeri genome includes a window with the following:
- the potA_3 gene encoding Spermidine/putrescine import ATP-binding protein PotA, with translation MLMKRKATTAMQQNEHSGIKLESLRVSYHNNVVLKPLDLTIDPGEILVLIGPSGSGKTTVLRAIAGFAQPDSGRILLGDMDITHLPPYQRGLGMVVQNYALFPHMKVEENVAFGLRAQKRPKALINERVVEALKIVGMTDYATRYPHQLSGGQQQRVAIARAIAVRPRVLLLDEPLSALDAQIRHNMVEEIARLHRELPDLTILYVTHDQTEALALGDKIGIMKDGYLVAHGEKNALYHCPPNRFAAEFLGRANILAATALGFSTTPGKVNVSCGGTLLEAHTLGMRAGTHKWVCIRPQHITLVQNANTTNQLQATLTSIRWQGDLTHLICDVAGETVSVAITHLASPPKIGDKLTLWFSPADTVLIEE, from the coding sequence ATGTTGATGAAACGAAAAGCCACTACTGCAATGCAGCAAAACGAGCACTCAGGGATCAAACTCGAGTCTTTGCGGGTGTCCTACCACAACAATGTGGTATTGAAACCCTTGGATCTCACTATCGACCCCGGTGAAATACTCGTCTTAATCGGCCCTTCAGGATCGGGGAAAACCACGGTATTACGTGCTATTGCCGGGTTTGCTCAACCTGATAGCGGGCGCATCTTATTAGGTGATATGGATATCACCCACCTTCCCCCCTACCAACGTGGACTTGGTATGGTTGTACAAAACTACGCATTATTTCCCCACATGAAAGTGGAAGAAAATGTGGCATTTGGCTTACGAGCTCAAAAACGACCTAAAGCACTCATTAATGAGCGAGTCGTTGAAGCCCTTAAAATCGTCGGAATGACGGATTACGCAACCCGCTACCCTCACCAACTTTCAGGAGGTCAGCAACAGCGAGTGGCGATTGCTAGAGCGATTGCCGTAAGGCCTCGTGTTCTGTTACTCGACGAACCACTTTCCGCGCTAGATGCGCAAATTCGCCATAATATGGTTGAAGAAATCGCCCGGTTACACCGTGAACTACCTGATTTAACCATTCTTTATGTGACCCATGACCAAACGGAAGCTCTCGCGCTTGGTGATAAAATTGGCATTATGAAAGATGGCTATTTAGTCGCACATGGTGAGAAAAATGCCTTATATCACTGCCCCCCCAACCGTTTTGCAGCTGAGTTTTTAGGCCGAGCCAATATTCTAGCCGCGACAGCACTTGGCTTTTCAACAACTCCCGGAAAAGTAAATGTCAGTTGTGGTGGAACATTGCTGGAAGCTCATACATTAGGTATGCGAGCTGGCACCCACAAATGGGTGTGTATCCGCCCACAACACATTACGCTAGTACAAAACGCCAATACCACCAATCAATTACAAGCCACATTAACGTCTATTCGTTGGCAGGGGGATTTAACGCATTTAATTTGTGATGTTGCGGGTGAAACCGTGAGTGTTGCCATCACCCATTTGGCCTCACCGCCCAAAATCGGCGATAAACTCACCTTATGGTTTTCACCAGCTGATACCGTTTTAATTGAGGAATAA
- the cysW_4 gene encoding Sulfate transport system permease protein CysW has translation MSHISVPKGSSITIKPIYWILPPLLVLATLFFYPLLLIAQQALQNEAGKWGLDAFWQLIESKRFINGLWNTLYIAILATLGCLVIGSILSLILVFIPFPGSRFITQVIDTFIALPTFLITLAFTFIYGSAGLLNGTLMALFDFELPPVEFLYSIHGVILAEITVFTPLVMRPLMAALRQIDKSQLEAASILGAHPARVIAQVIFPAALPALLAGGSLCLLLTTNEFGIVLFIGAKGVNTLPMMVYSKAILESDYAVACMIALINILLSLGLFFLYRMATTRLGVRN, from the coding sequence ATGTCACATATTAGCGTGCCAAAAGGTTCATCAATAACGATAAAGCCCATTTATTGGATATTACCGCCATTACTGGTGTTAGCTACGCTGTTTTTTTATCCCTTATTGTTGATAGCGCAACAAGCACTACAAAATGAGGCGGGAAAATGGGGGTTAGACGCATTTTGGCAACTTATTGAGTCAAAGCGCTTTATTAATGGGTTATGGAACACACTCTACATCGCCATTTTGGCCACTTTAGGTTGCCTTGTGATAGGTAGTATCTTATCACTGATCTTAGTGTTTATTCCTTTCCCGGGAAGTCGTTTTATCACGCAAGTGATTGATACTTTTATTGCTCTACCGACCTTTTTGATTACACTCGCTTTTACCTTCATTTATGGTTCTGCAGGGCTACTCAATGGCACCTTGATGGCATTGTTTGATTTCGAATTGCCGCCCGTTGAGTTCCTTTATTCAATTCATGGCGTGATCTTAGCAGAAATTACCGTTTTTACCCCTTTGGTGATGCGTCCCCTTATGGCGGCACTGCGCCAAATCGACAAGAGCCAATTAGAAGCCGCCAGTATTTTAGGCGCACATCCTGCACGGGTTATCGCGCAAGTTATTTTCCCTGCAGCACTTCCCGCTCTATTAGCAGGGGGTAGCCTGTGCCTGCTGTTAACCACCAATGAATTTGGCATCGTACTGTTTATCGGGGCGAAAGGCGTCAATACCTTACCGATGATGGTCTATAGCAAGGCAATATTAGAGTCAGATTATGCCGTAGCATGCATGATTGCCTTAATTAACATCTTGCTTTCACTCGGGTTATTTTTTCTCTACAGAATGGCAACCACTCGTCTTGGGGTAAGGAATTAA
- the modB_2 gene encoding Molybdenum transport system permease protein modB, whose translation MLIWSKKGRVTATIIAISLFSLLFLLPLVMILMSSFSRQWNGILPSGFTFEHFVNAFSGPDWDAMLSSLVVGFSASLFALFCGLWAALALRRHSGKIQKWLSIAFYLPSAIPSVSIGLGILVAFSQGYLQMNGTFWIVFSAHFVLISAFTFSNVSTGLARISPDIENVAFSLGASPWYRLCHVTLPLLMPWMISALALSLSLSLGELGATMMLYPPGWATLPVSIFSLTDRGNIADGSALTIVLVSITLLLMMKLEKVAKRLGQK comes from the coding sequence ATGTTGATTTGGTCTAAAAAAGGACGAGTTACTGCTACTATCATTGCCATCAGCTTATTTAGTTTATTGTTTTTACTGCCTTTAGTGATGATTTTAATGTCGAGTTTCAGCCGCCAATGGAATGGCATTTTGCCTTCAGGCTTTACTTTTGAACATTTTGTGAACGCATTTAGTGGGCCAGATTGGGACGCCATGTTATCCAGCCTAGTGGTTGGTTTTAGTGCCAGTCTATTTGCGCTGTTTTGTGGGCTTTGGGCTGCGTTAGCATTAAGAAGACACAGTGGGAAAATACAAAAGTGGCTGAGTATTGCATTTTACCTCCCCAGCGCCATTCCTTCTGTTTCTATCGGGCTTGGGATCCTTGTGGCATTCAGCCAAGGCTATTTACAGATGAACGGCACCTTTTGGATTGTATTTAGTGCCCATTTTGTGTTGATTTCGGCTTTTACTTTTAGCAATGTTTCCACTGGCTTAGCACGTATTTCTCCCGATATAGAAAACGTAGCTTTTAGCTTAGGCGCTTCCCCTTGGTATCGTTTATGCCATGTGACCTTACCACTCTTGATGCCATGGATGATTTCAGCATTAGCATTAAGCCTCTCACTGTCTTTAGGGGAACTTGGCGCCACGATGATGTTATATCCCCCCGGCTGGGCGACATTACCTGTTTCAATTTTCAGTTTAACCGATAGAGGAAATATTGCAGATGGTTCGGCACTAACGATTGTATTAGTTTCGATTACATTATTACTAATGATGAAATTAGAGAAAGTAGCGAAAAGACTCGGGCAAAAATAA
- the pyrB gene encoding Aspartate carbamoyltransferase — translation MPNPLYHRDIISINDLNRSDLELVLNVAASLKKQPQPEFLKHKVIASCFFEASTRTRLSFETAIHRLGASVVGFSDSTNTSLGKKGETLADTISVISQYVDAIVMRHPQEGAARLASQFAGHIPVINAGDGSNQHPTQTLLDLFTIQETQGRLENLQIAMVGDLKYGRTVHSLTQALSKFEGNHFYFIAPEALSMPNHILHILEEKGATYSLHNNIDEVMPELDILYMTRVQKERLDPSEYANVKAQFILSAADLHCAKPNLKVLHPLPRVDEIAVDVDSTPYAYYFQQAGNGIYARQALLSLVLNKELAI, via the coding sequence ATGCCGAACCCTTTATACCACCGCGATATCATCTCGATTAATGATTTAAACCGTTCAGATCTTGAATTAGTACTTAACGTCGCTGCTTCATTAAAAAAGCAGCCACAACCCGAGTTCCTAAAACATAAAGTTATCGCAAGCTGTTTCTTTGAGGCCTCGACACGCACGCGCTTGTCATTTGAAACAGCTATCCACCGTTTAGGCGCTTCTGTTGTTGGCTTTTCTGACAGCACCAACACCTCCCTCGGTAAAAAAGGGGAAACATTGGCCGATACTATCTCTGTTATCAGCCAATATGTGGATGCTATCGTCATGCGCCATCCGCAAGAAGGTGCCGCTCGCCTCGCTAGCCAGTTTGCAGGCCATATTCCTGTCATTAATGCAGGCGATGGCTCGAACCAGCATCCAACGCAAACATTACTCGACTTGTTTACTATCCAAGAAACGCAAGGCCGTTTAGAGAACCTACAAATTGCCATGGTTGGTGACTTAAAATATGGTAGAACCGTGCATTCTCTTACACAAGCACTGTCTAAATTTGAAGGTAATCACTTCTACTTTATTGCTCCCGAAGCGCTTTCAATGCCAAACCATATTCTGCACATCTTAGAAGAAAAAGGCGCAACCTACAGCCTGCACAATAACATTGATGAAGTGATGCCAGAACTCGACATTCTGTATATGACTCGCGTACAAAAAGAGCGTCTCGACCCTTCTGAATACGCGAATGTGAAAGCCCAATTTATTTTAAGTGCCGCTGACCTGCATTGTGCAAAACCGAATTTAAAAGTCTTACATCCATTACCTCGAGTTGATGAAATCGCGGTTGATGTAGATAGCACCCCATATGCTTATTATTTTCAACAAGCAGGCAATGGGATTTATGCAAGGCAAGCATTGCTATCACTAGTTTTAAATAAAGAATTGGCTATCTGA
- the pyrI gene encoding Aspartate carbamoyltransferase regulatory chain, translated as MTHDHKLQVEAISHGTVIDHIPAQIGFKLLKLFKLTKTDERITIGLNLPSSNLGKKDIIKIENTFLTPEQANQLAMYAPEATVNRIEDYQVVEKLELTLPQYIDNVLICPNSNCISHNEPVSSSFRVKKSAKKSH; from the coding sequence ATGACACACGACCATAAATTACAAGTTGAAGCAATCAGCCACGGTACAGTGATTGACCACATTCCTGCTCAAATTGGCTTCAAATTACTCAAACTGTTCAAACTGACCAAAACGGATGAGCGCATCACCATTGGTTTAAATTTACCTTCAAGCAACTTAGGCAAGAAAGATATTATCAAAATTGAAAATACCTTTTTAACTCCTGAGCAAGCTAACCAATTAGCTATGTATGCCCCTGAAGCCACTGTGAATCGCATTGAAGATTACCAAGTGGTCGAAAAGCTTGAACTCACACTGCCTCAGTATATCGACAATGTGTTAATTTGCCCAAATAGCAACTGTATTAGCCATAATGAGCCCGTATCAAGCAGTTTCCGAGTGAAAAAATCGGCAAAGAAGTCGCACTGA
- the ridA gene encoding Enamine/imine deaminase — MSYEINTENAPAAIGPYVQGVDLGSMVITSGQIPVDPKTGEVPEDIAAQTRQSLANVKAILEKAGLSAANIVKTTVFVKDLNDFATVNATYEEFFKQHNAPFPARSCVEVARLPKDVKIEIEAIAVRK, encoded by the coding sequence ATGTCATACGAAATCAATACAGAAAACGCACCAGCAGCGATCGGTCCTTACGTTCAAGGCGTAGATTTGGGTAGTATGGTTATCACATCAGGTCAAATCCCTGTTGACCCTAAAACCGGTGAAGTGCCTGAAGATATCGCAGCACAAACTCGCCAATCACTGGCTAACGTAAAAGCAATTTTAGAAAAAGCTGGCTTAAGTGCGGCTAATATCGTGAAAACAACGGTATTTGTAAAAGATTTAAATGACTTCGCGACAGTGAATGCCACCTATGAAGAGTTTTTCAAGCAACATAATGCACCATTCCCAGCTCGCTCTTGTGTTGAAGTTGCTCGTCTGCCAAAAGACGTAAAAATTGAAATCGAAGCAATCGCAGTACGTAAATAA
- the nrdD gene encoding Anaerobic ribonucleoside-triphosphate reductase yields the protein MGTVVIKRDGCQVSFDLPRIQEAVKRAAAAVNVKDDDYCLQVASVVTEQLCSRDRVDIADIQDAVEDQLMAGPYKDLARAYIEYRHDRDSEREKRSQLTHDIRGLIEQSNVSLLNENANKDSKVIPTQRDLLAGIVAKHYAKQHILPRDVVIAHERGEIHYHDLDYAPFFPMFNCMLIDLEGMLTNGFKMGNAEIEPPKSISTATAVTAQIIAQVASHIYGGTTINRIDEILAPYVAISFEKHLKVAKEWGIADAEGYAHSRTDKECYDAFQSLEYEVNTLHTANGQTPFVTFGFGLGTSKEARLIQQSILKNRIAGLGKNRKTAVFPKLVFAIKDGLNHKLGDPNYDIKQLALECASKRMYPDILNYDRVVDVTGSFKTPMGCRSFLGIYEENGQQIHDGRNNLGVISLNLPRIAIEAQGSEDAFWALLDERLAIAKKALMTRIARLETVKARVAPILYMEGACGVRLKADDNVAEIFKNGRASISLGYIGLHETINALFGTQTHVYDDEKLREKAVEIVNHLRQATDEWKAQTGYGFSLYSTPSENLCDRFCRLDTAEFGVIQGVTDKGYYTNSFHLDVEKQVNPYDKIDFEAPYPALANGGFICYGEYPNLQHNVRALEDVWDYSYQHVPYYGTNTPIDECYECGFSGEFSCTSKGFTCPACGNHDTNRVSVIRRVCGYLGSPDARPFNAGKQEEVKRRIKHLGNGQIG from the coding sequence GTGGGAACGGTTGTTATTAAAAGAGATGGTTGTCAGGTCAGTTTTGACCTTCCACGAATTCAGGAAGCCGTTAAACGCGCAGCGGCTGCTGTGAATGTTAAGGATGACGATTATTGTCTTCAGGTTGCTTCTGTCGTCACAGAACAACTTTGCAGCCGTGACCGAGTGGATATCGCTGACATTCAAGATGCGGTTGAAGACCAACTAATGGCCGGGCCTTATAAAGACTTAGCTCGTGCTTATATTGAATATCGCCACGATAGAGACAGCGAACGTGAAAAACGCAGCCAATTGACTCATGACATTCGTGGGCTAATCGAACAAAGTAACGTCTCTTTACTCAATGAAAATGCCAATAAAGACAGTAAAGTGATCCCGACACAACGCGATTTACTCGCGGGTATTGTCGCTAAACACTATGCAAAACAGCATATTTTACCAAGAGATGTCGTTATCGCACACGAACGCGGTGAAATTCACTATCATGACCTCGACTATGCTCCCTTCTTTCCAATGTTTAACTGTATGTTAATTGACCTTGAAGGCATGTTAACTAACGGGTTTAAAATGGGAAATGCCGAAATAGAGCCGCCAAAGTCTATTTCAACCGCAACAGCCGTTACTGCACAAATTATTGCCCAAGTTGCAAGCCATATTTATGGGGGCACAACCATTAACCGTATTGACGAAATTTTAGCGCCATATGTGGCAATTAGCTTCGAAAAACACCTAAAAGTCGCCAAAGAATGGGGAATTGCAGACGCAGAGGGTTATGCACACAGCCGCACCGATAAAGAGTGTTATGACGCCTTTCAATCTTTAGAGTATGAAGTTAATACACTTCACACTGCGAATGGCCAAACCCCATTTGTTACCTTTGGTTTTGGCCTTGGAACCTCTAAAGAAGCACGATTAATTCAGCAATCTATTCTGAAAAACCGCATTGCGGGCCTTGGCAAAAATCGTAAAACGGCGGTTTTCCCTAAGCTCGTATTCGCAATTAAAGATGGCCTAAACCATAAATTAGGTGACCCTAATTACGACATAAAACAACTCGCTTTAGAGTGTGCCAGTAAGCGCATGTACCCCGATATTCTTAACTACGACCGTGTCGTTGATGTTACTGGATCATTTAAAACGCCGATGGGCTGCCGCAGTTTCTTGGGTATCTATGAGGAAAATGGGCAACAAATTCACGATGGGCGCAACAATTTAGGCGTTATTAGCCTCAATTTGCCTCGTATTGCTATCGAAGCACAGGGCAGCGAAGATGCGTTTTGGGCATTACTGGATGAACGTTTAGCCATTGCCAAAAAAGCCTTAATGACTCGCATTGCCCGTTTAGAAACCGTAAAAGCGCGTGTTGCCCCAATTTTGTATATGGAAGGCGCCTGCGGAGTTCGCTTAAAAGCGGATGACAACGTTGCTGAGATCTTCAAAAATGGTCGCGCGTCCATTTCGTTAGGTTACATTGGGTTGCATGAAACCATCAATGCACTTTTTGGCACACAGACCCATGTCTATGATGACGAAAAATTACGTGAAAAAGCCGTCGAAATTGTCAATCACTTACGCCAAGCCACCGATGAATGGAAAGCCCAAACAGGCTATGGTTTCAGTTTATACAGCACACCAAGTGAAAACCTATGTGACCGCTTCTGCCGTCTCGATACCGCTGAATTTGGTGTGATACAAGGTGTTACCGACAAAGGTTACTATACAAACAGCTTCCATCTAGATGTTGAAAAACAGGTGAATCCTTACGATAAAATTGATTTTGAAGCGCCTTACCCTGCACTCGCGAATGGCGGTTTTATTTGTTATGGCGAATATCCAAACTTACAACATAATGTTAGAGCCTTAGAAGACGTGTGGGACTACAGCTATCAACATGTGCCTTATTATGGTACTAACACACCCATTGATGAGTGTTATGAATGCGGTTTTTCCGGTGAGTTTTCCTGCACCAGCAAAGGCTTTACCTGCCCTGCTTGTGGTAATCATGATACTAACCGAGTTTCGGTTATCCGCCGTGTGTGTGGCTATTTAGGCAGCCCAGATGCAAGACCATTTAATGCAGGTAAACAAGAAGAAGTAAAACGCCGTATTAAGCATTTAGGTAACGGTCAAATAGGTTAA
- a CDS encoding anaerobic ribonucleotide reductase-activating protein: MNYHQYYPVDVVNGPGTRCTLFVAGCVHQCRGCYNQSTWRVDSGVPFTQEMEDQIIQDLQDTRIRRQGLSLSGGDPLHPANLPAVLKLVKRVKAVCPDKDIWLWTGYILSDLTLEQQKVVSLVNTVIDGKFEQDLHDPRLIWRGSSNQVIHKLR, encoded by the coding sequence ATGAATTATCACCAATATTATCCTGTTGATGTCGTCAATGGCCCCGGAACTCGCTGTACACTGTTTGTGGCAGGGTGTGTTCATCAATGCCGTGGTTGTTACAATCAAAGCACATGGCGAGTAGATTCAGGTGTGCCATTCACCCAAGAAATGGAAGATCAAATTATCCAAGATTTGCAAGACACGCGTATTCGTCGACAGGGTTTGTCCCTGTCGGGCGGAGACCCGCTACACCCAGCCAACTTGCCTGCGGTGCTCAAGTTGGTTAAACGCGTAAAAGCCGTTTGCCCAGATAAGGATATTTGGTTATGGACAGGATACATATTGAGTGATTTGACGCTTGAACAACAAAAAGTGGTGAGTTTAGTTAATACCGTAATTGACGGTAAATTTGAACAGGATTTACATGACCCACGCTTAATTTGGCGCGGTAGCTCCAATCAAGTGATCCACAAATTGCGTTAA
- the bhsA gene encoding Multiple stress resistance protein BhsA precursor, whose product MKKSTLFAAALALGAASFGSMAAEEVQHTSQPAAGYVSVTGAVSVNDLTAQLAKKADEAGATSFRVISAGGENSMNGTAAIYK is encoded by the coding sequence ATGAAAAAATCAACATTATTTGCTGCTGCTTTAGCTTTAGGTGCTGCATCATTCGGTTCAATGGCTGCTGAAGAAGTTCAACATACTAGTCAGCCAGCTGCGGGTTATGTCTCAGTAACAGGTGCAGTGAGTGTCAATGACCTGACCGCACAATTAGCCAAAAAAGCTGATGAAGCTGGTGCAACTTCATTCCGTGTGATTTCTGCTGGTGGTGAAAACTCAATGAATGGTACCGCGGCTATCTATAAATAA
- a CDS encoding GIY-YIG nuclease superfamily protein, which produces MIKTTLNNSQLEQNDWYLYLVREKNNALYCGITTNVQRRFEQHKAGTGAKALKGKMPLTLAFSCFIGSRSAASKIEYQVKQLNKKTKERLVIDQPDDLVNYLANYKLLKCEE; this is translated from the coding sequence ATGATAAAAACAACACTAAATAATAGCCAATTAGAACAAAATGACTGGTATCTTTACTTGGTGAGAGAGAAAAATAACGCCTTGTATTGTGGTATCACCACCAATGTGCAACGTCGTTTTGAGCAACATAAAGCAGGAACAGGGGCAAAAGCATTGAAAGGGAAAATGCCACTGACATTAGCATTCTCGTGTTTTATTGGTTCTCGTTCAGCAGCGTCGAAAATAGAATATCAAGTTAAGCAACTGAATAAAAAAACAAAAGAAAGGCTGGTCATAGACCAGCCCGATGACTTAGTTAACTACTTAGCTAACTATAAATTATTGAAGTGTGAAGAGTAA
- a CDS encoding Predicted acetyltransferase gives MLIRVEIPVDAMGIDKLLRETFPTEAEANLVQHLREDGLLTLGVVATNDDGEVIGYVGFTPVDVNDEDVQWVGLAPLAVNKAHQGQGIAEKLVYEGLDSLNEFGYGAVVVLGDERYYSRFGFEPAASHGISCQWPEQQAHFLVCGLENGEIGEHQGLVTYSSHFNNL, from the coding sequence ATGCTAATTCGAGTTGAAATCCCTGTCGACGCAATGGGTATTGATAAATTATTGCGTGAAACGTTTCCAACTGAAGCAGAAGCTAATCTTGTTCAACATTTACGTGAGGATGGTTTGCTAACTCTCGGGGTTGTGGCAACAAATGATGATGGTGAAGTGATTGGCTATGTAGGCTTCACGCCTGTCGACGTTAACGATGAAGACGTGCAATGGGTTGGCCTTGCACCATTAGCGGTAAATAAAGCGCATCAAGGCCAAGGGATTGCAGAAAAACTGGTCTATGAAGGGTTAGATAGCCTTAATGAGTTTGGTTATGGTGCAGTCGTTGTACTGGGGGATGAACGCTACTATTCGCGCTTCGGTTTTGAACCCGCTGCAAGTCACGGTATAAGCTGCCAATGGCCTGAACAACAAGCTCATTTTTTGGTTTGTGGCTTAGAGAATGGTGAAATTGGAGAACACCAAGGTTTGGTGACTTACTCTTCACACTTCAATAATTTATAG
- a CDS encoding Putative lipid carrier protein, whose translation MLGKIRSQLITKGPSFLKLPLKVTPFALQRQVLEQLLSWQFRESVKEGELDFLEDKWLKVEVRDLALVWFISLQGGQLSVKQHAEADVSVSGNANDLVLIAARKEDPDTLFFQRRLVIEGDTELGLYVKNLMDAFELENMPAPLRFALLQLADVIKTVHESEDVEHKSPALTSC comes from the coding sequence GTGTTAGGTAAAATTCGTTCTCAACTCATCACGAAAGGCCCTTCATTTTTGAAACTGCCTTTAAAAGTAACCCCATTCGCATTGCAGCGCCAAGTTCTTGAGCAATTACTAAGCTGGCAATTTCGTGAATCAGTGAAAGAAGGGGAACTTGATTTTCTCGAAGACAAATGGCTAAAGGTTGAAGTTCGTGACTTAGCGTTAGTCTGGTTTATCAGTTTGCAAGGCGGCCAACTGTCCGTCAAACAGCATGCAGAGGCTGATGTTAGTGTGAGTGGTAATGCGAATGATCTAGTACTGATCGCCGCGCGTAAAGAAGACCCTGATACGCTCTTTTTCCAACGTAGGTTGGTGATTGAAGGGGATACAGAGCTTGGCCTCTATGTGAAAAACTTAATGGATGCTTTTGAACTCGAAAATATGCCAGCTCCGTTGCGTTTTGCTTTATTACAATTGGCTGATGTAATTAAAACCGTGCATGAAAGTGAGGACGTAGAGCATAAGTCGCCTGCGTTAACTTCATGCTAA
- the yhbU_2 gene encoding Uncharacterized protease yhbU precursor, which produces MELLCPAGNLPALKAAVDNGADAVYIGLKNDTNARHFAGLNFTEKKLHEAERYIHNRKRKLHIAINTFAHPNGYERWQNSVDLAADLGADALILADIAMLEYAANKYPHIERHVSVQASATNTEAIRFYERNFQVHRVVLPRVLSIHQVKQLAKNSPVPLEVFAFGSLCIMAEGRCYLSSYLTGESPNTVGACSPARFVRWQQTEEGMESRLNNVLIDRYQKDENAGYPTLCKGRYLVDEQKYHVLEEPTSLNTIELLPELIAANIASVKIEGRQRSPAYVTEVTRIWRQAIDRFKSNPNNFVTDPKWLKALGGLSEGSQTTLGAYHRKWQ; this is translated from the coding sequence ATGGAATTACTCTGCCCCGCAGGGAATTTGCCCGCTTTAAAAGCGGCGGTCGATAACGGCGCTGATGCCGTTTATATTGGACTAAAAAATGATACCAATGCACGGCATTTCGCAGGACTTAATTTTACTGAAAAAAAACTGCATGAAGCTGAGCGTTATATCCATAACCGTAAACGAAAATTACATATTGCGATTAATACGTTTGCACATCCTAATGGTTACGAACGTTGGCAAAACTCCGTCGATCTTGCCGCAGATCTTGGTGCTGATGCCTTGATCTTAGCCGATATTGCCATGTTAGAGTACGCTGCAAATAAATACCCGCATATTGAAAGGCACGTTTCTGTCCAAGCCTCAGCGACCAATACTGAAGCCATCCGCTTCTATGAACGTAATTTCCAAGTTCACCGCGTTGTCCTTCCACGTGTGCTATCTATTCACCAAGTGAAACAATTAGCCAAAAATAGCCCTGTGCCACTGGAAGTGTTCGCTTTTGGTAGTTTATGTATCATGGCTGAAGGGCGCTGCTATCTGTCTTCATATCTCACAGGTGAGTCACCAAATACGGTAGGCGCATGCTCTCCAGCCCGTTTTGTTCGTTGGCAACAAACGGAGGAAGGAATGGAATCACGCCTCAATAATGTGTTGATAGACCGTTACCAAAAAGATGAAAATGCAGGCTACCCAACGCTATGTAAAGGACGTTATCTTGTCGATGAACAGAAATATCATGTCCTTGAAGAGCCTACCAGCCTCAACACCATTGAATTATTACCTGAACTGATAGCAGCAAATATTGCCTCTGTCAAAATTGAAGGCCGCCAGCGCAGTCCTGCTTATGTGACTGAAGTGACGCGTATTTGGCGCCAAGCCATCGACCGCTTTAAATCCAACCCTAACAACTTTGTCACTGACCCGAAATGGCTAAAAGCGTTAGGTGGGCTGTCTGAAGGAAGCCAAACCACATTGGGTGCCTATCATCGTAAATGGCAGTAA